The Oceanispirochaeta sp. M1 genome segment ACTGACCTGTGGTTCAAAGATGCTGGAACATCTGGTATCTCCTTATACTGCCACAGCAGTGAAGAAGCTGCAGGAAGCCGGAGCCGTCATGGTGGGTAAAACCAACCTTGATGAGTTCGGAATGGGTTCCTCCACCGATAATTCGGCTCTTGGTAAAACCAGCAATCCCTGGGATACAGAACGTGTAGCCGGAGGTTCCAGCGGGGGAAGCGCCGCAGCAGTAGCTGCCGGTCTTGTCCCTTTTGCTCTGGGCTCCGATACAGGCGGTTCTGTCCGGCAGCCCGCTTCTTTCTGCGGATTATACGGCCTTAAACCTACCTACGGAGTAGTCAGCCGTTACGGCCTGACAGCCTATGCTTCATCTCTTGAGGTTATCGGAGTTGTCGCCAGAACTACAGAGATGTGTAAGACTGTATTTGAAGCCATGAAAGGGAAGGACCCTATGGATCATACATCTCTGGATCATACTCCTTCTGGAAAAAAAGTTAAGATTGTGGGTGTACTTAAGATTGAAGAGGGTGCACTTAATCCTGAGGTGAAGGCTTCCTATGACACAACAATTGAGAGATTGAAAAAAGCCGGTTATTCCATCATTGAGATTGAACTGCCTACACTGGATTATGTTGTTCCTGCCTATTATACAATTGCCACTGCTGAAGCAAGCGCAAACCTGGCCCGTTACAACGGCATCCGTTACGGCCATGCTCCTGTTTTCGCTGAAAATCCTGCAGACCTGATGAGAAAATCCCGTCATGAGGGATTCGGTGATGAAGTTAAACTCAGAATACTCCTTGGAACCTACGTTCTCCGTTCAGGATTCCAGGATCGTTATTATGTAAAGGCTCAGAAAATCAGAACAGCCATCCGTCAGGATGTAGAGCGCTGGTACGATAAAGCGGACATCCTTATGATGCCCGTATTCCCGACACCCGCCTTCCATCACGGAAGTTCCGATCTGGATACTTTCCAGCAGAAGCAGGCAGATCTCTATACATGTACGGCCAACCTTGTGGGACATCCCGCACTGTCGGTTCCCTCTACTTTGGAAAACGGACTGCCCGTGGGCGTTCAGTTTATGGCACCTCCTTTTGAAGAAGACCGCCTGTTTCAGGTTTCTTCAGTATTGGAGAAGGAATTCCAGGCTCCTGAAGCTCCTGGTTATAACACAGATTGGAGTTAAGTTTTGTATCAGTCATTTATCGGTCTGGAAATTCATATACACCTTACTGCGGAAACAAAGGCCTTCTGCGGATGTAAAGCACACTTTGGTGATGAAGAGAATACAAATATATGTCCTGTATGTATGGGATTCCCCGGCGTACTGCCAACATTGAATGAAAAAGCAATGCAGATGTCATATGTTGTGGCCAGAGCACTGAATTGTACGCTCAGTCCCAATACCAAGTTTGATAGAAAAAATTATTTTTATCCTGATATGCCAAAGAACTACCAGATCTCTCAGTTTTCAGATCCTGTAGGACGGGACGGATATATCGATATAGAGATCGGAGACAGCATTAAGCGTGTCCGTATTCATGATGTTCACTTCGAAGAAGATGCGGGAAAGATGATACATGCCGGCGATATGTCCCTTCTGGACTATAACCGT includes the following:
- the gatA gene encoding Asp-tRNA(Asn)/Glu-tRNA(Gln) amidotransferase subunit GatA; translated protein: MSDFEKKWSAVCSQPQTLKAYKNYVDGWEKKIGSFLEFDPNRSLDGTIPEGTLSGIPFAVKDNIAVKNYKLTCGSKMLEHLVSPYTATAVKKLQEAGAVMVGKTNLDEFGMGSSTDNSALGKTSNPWDTERVAGGSSGGSAAAVAAGLVPFALGSDTGGSVRQPASFCGLYGLKPTYGVVSRYGLTAYASSLEVIGVVARTTEMCKTVFEAMKGKDPMDHTSLDHTPSGKKVKIVGVLKIEEGALNPEVKASYDTTIERLKKAGYSIIEIELPTLDYVVPAYYTIATAEASANLARYNGIRYGHAPVFAENPADLMRKSRHEGFGDEVKLRILLGTYVLRSGFQDRYYVKAQKIRTAIRQDVERWYDKADILMMPVFPTPAFHHGSSDLDTFQQKQADLYTCTANLVGHPALSVPSTLENGLPVGVQFMAPPFEEDRLFQVSSVLEKEFQAPEAPGYNTDWS